One genomic region from Torulaspora delbrueckii CBS 1146 chromosome 4, complete genome encodes:
- the MET5 gene encoding sulfite reductase (NADPH) subunit beta (similar to Saccharomyces cerevisiae ECM17 (YJR137C); ancestral locus Anc_4.370), with protein MTAPSVSTIVGALLKFAQAADSSKVFYTTASKAGKSEVSDVEGSIQLLNNQDPFSEITQQLTKNSLTTVFTDESTLLKGLPHLYSLSGFPVVINADLRLQEYSVITSFKDLSLPILVSSDQETAIKNADLANEISTQSLEPVLHFINYSKITNKIGVEVPATTLADQPRDLSTIPFVNFTTLGGEFNSPSVLVVNFSAYGQDFAKNLPSNASLLDIRTYRPWNFDQFVELIPTTIKKIAIVQGSNQKSDTNGFEPLLLDFFTDFNKIVERNIDSIVITNVGALTDVKSSLKEIVSNVELEKPDLALFLGEATIDDEKAAIELSSSIKSALSLENAYLKVLKQLFSSNLQILNEYQSSTVLSNSPEYGYGRYLKEDQRRQELLALAKNSLDPSLYHTVDGSKFVQLLSKWISLHDQNLDEASLKEANETAYQIFDILENNQDSKTALEFLKIAPSTEDYNFKSRWLIGSDAWSYDLGNSGVHQVLFSKKNLNVLLIDSEPYEQTKNSQQRKKDVGLYAMSAGNVYVASVAVYASYTQLLTAIIEASKFNGPSIVLAYLPYNTEDDTPIEVLKETKNAVESGYWPLYRYDPSNSNEDEVFKLDSSVIKKELQSFLDRENKLTLLSKRNPELARNLEQSASDSITAKQEKRAKAAYDQLLEGLSGPPLHIYFASDGGNAASVAKRLGTRASARGLKSTVLSMDDIILEELPGEENVIFVTSTAGQGEFPQDGKAFWDGIKANTDLDLASLNFSVFGLGDSLYWPRKEDKHFYNRPAQQLYKRLELLTANPIVPLGLGDDQDADGFQTGYGPWESELWKSLGVDNATVPDEPKPWNNEDMKLASDYLRGTIVEGLADESTGAIHAYDQQLTKFHGIYMQDDRDIRETRKSQGMEPYYIFMARVRLPGGISTPEQWLVLDRLADETGNGTLKLTTRATFQLHGVVKRNLKHTIRAMNSTLMDTLAACGDVNRNVMVSALPGNAKVHGQVAAVGAEISEYFLPKTTAYHEIWLSGPEERDYDSNWPSIFENRKEGPTKKKTLVSGNALVDIEPLYSKIYLPRKFKVNITVPPYNDVDVWSSDIGLIAIVDEKSQELQGFNFYVGGGMGTTHNNKKTYPRTGSSFGFVSTEEVIPAIEAVMIIQRDNGDRENRKHARLKYTIDDMGTDVFKQKVEEIVGWKFAPEKSYQIDSNQDFFGWVKDETGLNHFTCFIENGRVEDRLDLPQKTGFKKIAQLMQKNKSGHFRLTGNQHALICGIKDEHLDEIKQLMKKYKLDNTDFSALRLSSASCVGLPTCGLAMAESERYLPELITKLENILEEYGLRHDAVVMRMTGCPNGCARPWLAEVALVGKAPDTYNMMLGGGFHGERLNKLYRASIKEEEILKILRTLFKRWSLERLDDEHFGDFLIRVGVIKPTLEGKYFHDDIAEDAL; from the coding sequence ATGACGGCACCATCAGTCTCGACGATCGTCGGTGCATTGTTGAAATTCGCTCAGGCAGCGGACTCGTCAAAGGTCTTCTACACAACTGCATCAAAGGCAGGCAAATCCGAAGTATCAGATGTGGAAGGATCAATTCAACTGTTGAACAACCAAGATCCATTCAGTGAGATCACACAACAGCTGACTAAGAACTCTTTAACGACAGTATTCACCGATGAATCAACCCTACTGAAGGGGTTACCACACTTGTATTCATTGAGCGGATTCCCAGTAGTGATCAATGCGGACTTGAGACTTCAAGAGTACTCTGTTATTACGTCATTTAAGGACCTCTCTCTTCCAATCTTAGTCTCCagtgatcaagaaactgcAATCAAGAACGCGGATTTGGCCAATGAAATCTCCACTCAAAGTTTGGAACCTGTCTTACATTTTATCAACTACAGTAAGATCACAAACAAAATCGGTGTTGAGGTACCAGCAACTACTTTGGCTGATCAACCAAGGGACCTGTCAACGATACCATTCGTTAATTTCACCACTCTTGGGGGTGAGTTCAACTCTCCATCCGTACTGGTGGTCAACTTTTCGGCCTATGGTCAGGACTTCGCCAAGAACTTACCATCAAATgcttctttgttggatATCAGAACTTACAGACCATGGaactttgatcaatttgtGGAATTAATCCCAACaacaatcaagaaaattgcCATTGTACAAGGTTCTAACCAAAAGTCAGATACTAATGGGTTCGAACCTCTTCTATTAGATTTTTTCACagatttcaacaagattGTGGAAAGAAATATTGATTCGATAGTTATCACCAACGTTGGTGCACTAACGGATGTGAagagctctttgaaagaaatcgTCTCAAATGTGGAGTTAGAAAAGCCAGATCTTGCATTGTTTTTGGGAGAAGCCacaattgatgatgaaaaggCTGCTATCGAGTTGAGCTCTTCGATTAAGAGTGCTCTAAGTCTTGAAAATGCTTacttgaaagttttgaagcaACTCTTTTCCAGTAACTTGCAAATTTTGAACGAATATCAAAGCTCTACAGTTCTAAGCAACAGTCCAGAATACGGATATGGTCGTTACTTAAAGGAAGATCAAAGACGCCAGGAATTGCTTGCGCTTGCAAAAAATTCACTCGATCCCTCACTATACCACACCGTCGATGGATCGAAGTTTGTGCAACTTTTGTCCAAATGGATTTCACTTCACGATCAGAACCTGGACGAAGCATCTCTAAAAGAAGCCAACGAGACTGCTTACCAAATCTTCGATATTTTGGAGAATAACCAGGACTCTAAAACCGCTTTGGAGTTTTTAAAAATTGCACCCTCTACTGAGGATTATAACTTCAAATCTCGTTGGTTGATTGGGTCGGATGCGTGGTCTTATGATCTTGGTAACTCAGGTGTCCATCAAGTGCTattctcaaagaagaatttgaacgTCCTCTTAATTGACTCAGAACCATATGAGCAGACCAAGAATTcccaacaaagaaagaaggaTGTGGGGCTATATGCTATGAGCGCTGGTAACGTTTACGTTGCCTCTGTTGCAGTTTACGCTTCTTACACTCAACTGTTGACTGCTATCATCGAAGCTTCAAAGTTCAATGGTCCCTCAATTGTATTGGCTTATTTGCCTTACAACACTGAAGACGATACTCCAATTGAAGTCTTGAAAGAGACTAAAAACGCGGTTGAGTCTGGTTACTGGCCGCTGTATAGATATGATCCAAGCAACTCcaatgaagatgaagttttCAAATTAGATTCCTCAGttatcaagaaagaattgcaaagcTTCTTAGACCGTGAGAACAAGTTAACtttactttcaaagagaaacCCGGAATTAGCAAGAAATTTGGAGCAATCCGCTAGCGATTCGATAACTGCTAAGCAAGAAAAAAGAGCCAAAGCGGCATATGATCAACTGCTTGAAGGATTATCTGGTCCACCTCTACATATCTATTTTGCGTCTGACGGTGGTAATGCGGCATCTGTTGCTAAGAGATTAGGAACTAGAGCATCTGCAAGAGGTCTGAAATCTACCGTTTTATCTATGGATGATATTATACTTGAGGAATTGCCAGGTGAAGAGAATGTCATTTTCGTCACCTCTACAGCTGGTCAAGGTGAATTCCCACAAGACGGTAAGGCATTTTGGGATGGCATTAAAGCTAACACCGACCTGGATTTAGCCTCTTTGAACTTTAGTGTTTTCGGTCTAGGTGACTCACTATACTGGCCTCGTAAGGAAGACAAACATTTCTACAATAGACCTGCACAGCAACTTTACAAACGCCTCGAGCTTTTAACTGCAAATCCAATTGTTCCTTTGGGCCTAGGTGATGATCAGGATGCAGATGGCTTCCAAACTGGTTACGGTCCATGGGAGAGTGAATTATGGAAGTCTCTTGGTGTTGACAATGCTACTGTCCCAGATGAGCCTAAACCTTGGAATAACGAAGATATGAAACTTGCTTCGGATTACTTGAGAGGTACAATTGTGGAAGGTTTAGCAGATGAGTCAACTGGTGCCATTCATGCGTATGATCAGCAATTGACCAAGTTTCACGGTATCTACATGCAAGATGATCGTGATATTCGTGAGACCCGTAAGTCTCAAGGAATGGAACCATATTACATTTTCATGGCTAGAGTCAGATTGCCGGGGGGTATTTCCACACCCGAGCAGTGGCTAGTTCTGGACCGCTTGGCCGATGAGACTGGTAACggtactttgaaattgacCACAAGAGCAACTTTCCAATTACATGGTGTTGTCAAGAGAAACTTGAAACATACAATCAGAGCTATGAACTCGACGTTGATGGATACCTTAGCCGCATGCGGTGATGTCAACAGAAATGTGATGGTGTCTGCTTTGCCTGGTAACGCCAAAGTACATGGTCAAGTGGCTGCTGTGGGTGCGGAAATTTCTGAATACTTCCTACCTAAGACAACTGCTTATCACGAAATTTGGTTGAGTGGCCCCGAAGAGCGTGACTACGACAGCAACTGGCcatcaatctttgaaaatagAAAGGAGGGTccaaccaagaagaagactttAGTTAGTGGTAACGCACTTGTCGATATTGAGCCATTGTACAGCAAGATTTatttgccaagaaagttcaaagtcaatATCACCGTCCCACCATATAACGACGTTGACGTCTGGTCGAGTGATATCGGTCTAATTGCTATCGTTGATGAGAAATCTCAAGAGTTGCAAGGTTTCAACTTTTATGTCGGTGGTGGTATGGGTACAACTCACAACAATAAGAAAACCTATCCCAGAACTGGTTCTTCCTTTGGTTTCGTTTCGACAGAAGAGGTCATCCCAGCCATTGAAGCTGTCATgatcattcaaagagataacGGTGACCGTGAGAACCGTAAGCACGCACGTTTAAAGTATACAATTGATGACATGGGAACTGATGTTTTCAAAcagaaagttgaagagattgtGGGTTGGAAGTTTGCACCCGAAAAATCTTATCAAATTGACTCGAATCAAGACTTCTTTGGATGGGTTAAAGACGAGACTGGTTTGAACCACTTCACTTgtttcattgaaaatggtaGAGTGGAGGACAGGCTCGACTTGCCTCAGAAGActggtttcaaaaagatTGCCCAACTAATGCAGAAAAACAAATCTGGGCATTTCAGACTAACAGGTAATCAGCATGCGTTGATTTGTGGCATTAAAGATGAGCACCTcgatgagatcaagcagctaatgaagaagtacaaACTAGACAACACTGATTTCAGTGCTTTAAGGTTAAGTTCGGCTTCTTGTGTCGGTTTGCCAACCTGTGGTCTGGCAATGGCTGAATCTGAACGTTATCTACCAGAATTGATCACCAAATTAGAAAACATCCTGGAAGAATATGGCCTGCGCCACGATGCCGTTGTCATGAGAATGACAGGTTGTCCAAACGGTTGTGCACGTCCATGGTTAGCTGAAGTAGCTCTTGTTGGTAAAGCTCCTGACACTTATAATATGATGCTGGGTGGTGGTTTCCATGGAGAGAGACTAAACAAATTGTACAGAGCCTCCATTAAGGAGGAGGAAATCTTAAAGATCCTAAGAACactcttcaagagatgGTCTTTAGAGAGACTCGATGATGAACATTTTGGTGATTTCCTGATTAGAGTCGGAGTCATCAAGCCAACTTTGGAAGGTAAATATTTCCATGACGACATTGCTGAAGATGCATTATAG
- the RIX1 gene encoding Rix1p (similar to Saccharomyces cerevisiae RIX1 (YHR197W); ancestral locus Anc_4.365) — MSSEPFPVTELAKRLESCDDSEFIAILKCLRSPAYVNEQLLKSELGLLVTKTLALLRSSHEIAIWRGCQTAVVICTYNPLVLCAHAGQLLAAIYSKLEQKVDYYSSSTPQTKVLLQTLVFALSSLMNLMRGKPSLSREGLVPKLKAIIPTLITLAQYEPRLTLPTLKILLYKNTTTFRPFANKFRVVLVNLIISEYEHFDKKTKQLLSDNFAYLHLIKLQGSAAEDEAQAHHKSYQDDNWRIGIFSVLSQFKPILDICGEILDLEQDNELQKLINSLTFTNNTKGSEASDFLSGLKLDMNYPITLLEITRRLNLLVDLLSSFLSLPTPYPVRIPLGTCISISEALLSMTRNFLPLRRDVRGDAELSSVIRDLLPQIQFSGIKLLSSISQTYGKLCLSMLPSILGSLELFIPLQQKSSKIDLDRCASLKSEMIGLFNLVNSFLPHMGHHMQEVDFFTKLVEVALHLTKDASTVDLVFNQQATNTLNNRKNLKKKQKKDNSSGSLSDLYTHPEKFKLESSDRLLCEVNHFLRGIISTWKVPSSQQLRILKYTISTAVQFKQQQGFIPKSLLELLRTEVLYPGDERVSILPLAVSLLKESSDEVFDILCHPRLPLSVIHHVKPLPEYVEESFEDEEEEEEEEKKDLVEEDTVAAAVSESLSHSAQEQAITTSFKSKQVVIEELTAVEPTRTTDIQEEPENDIIFKKREREEETTAPEELKRSKIISEATVTVVKQPIVTESKKVQVPATEENGASSDDDSEFEIPNIHLSDDEDDEDDSEE; from the coding sequence GGCAGTGGTGATATGCACTTATAACCCGTTGGTCTTGTGCGCTCACGCTGGGCAATTATTGGCTGCTATCTATTCAAAACTTGAGCAAAAGGTTGATTACTATTCATCGTCAACTCCTCAAACTAAGGTGCTTTTACAGACTTTGGTATTTGCTTTAAGTAGcttaatgaatttgatgagaggAAAACCATCCCTGTCGAGAGAGGGTCTTGTCCCAAAATTGAAGGCAATTATTCCAACTTTGATCACCCTGGCGCAGTATGAGCCAAGATTGACTCTTCCTACTCTAAAGATACTTCTATACAAGAATACTACCACATTCAGGCCATTCGCTAACAAATTTCGAGTTGTTCTGGTCAATCTCATTATCTCTGAGTATGAACATTTTGACAAAAAAACTAAGCAATTGTTGAGTGATAATTTTGCCTATTTGcacttgatcaaattgcaGGGCTCCGCTGCGGAAGATGAGGCTCAAGCGCATCACAAATCTTACCAGGATGATAACTGGCGAATTGGGATTTTTTCCGTATTGTCACAGTTCAAGCCAATTCTTGACATCTGCGGTGAAATTTTGGACTTGGAGCAAGATAACGAATTGCAGAAACTAATCAACAGCCTAACATTTACAAACAACACGAAAGGCTCTGAGGCTAGCGATTTTCTGTCCGGTTTGAAACTCGATATGAATTACCCAATAACACTATTGGAAATTACGCGCCGCTTGAACTTGCTTGTGGATCTTCTTTCATCCTTTCTATCTTTACCTACGCCTTACCCAGTGAGAATCCCTCTAGGAACTTGTATCTCCATCTCAGAAGCTCTATTAAGTATGACAAGAAATTTCCTACCGTTGAGACGTGATGTGCGTGGTGATGCTGAACTAAGCTCAGTCATTCGTGATTTACTGCCTCAGATTCAGTTTTCAGGTATCAAGTTACTTTCTTCTATTAGCCAAACCTACGGTAAGTTGTGCTTGTCAATGCTTCCTTCAATCTTGGGCTCCTTAGAATTGTTTATACCGTTGCAACAGAAGTCTAGTAAGATTGATTTGGATAGATGTGCGTCACTTAAATCTGAAATGATAGGACTCTTCAACCTGGTCAactcttttcttcctcataTGGGGCATCATATGCAGGAGgttgatttcttcaccaaattGGTCGAGGTGGCCTTGCATTTAACAAAAGACGCATCAACGGTTGACTTGGTCTTTAATCAACAGGCTACGAACACGCTCAACAACAGGAAAAATCTAaaaaagaagcaaaagaaggACAATTCATCTGGCTCGTTATCTGATTTATACACACATCCCGAGAAGTTTAAGCTTGAAAGTTCTGATCGCTTGTTATGTGAAGTCAATCATTTCTTGCGAGGCATAATCAGTACCTGGAAAGTACCTTCTTCGCAACAGCTAcgaattttgaaatacaCTATATCTACTGCGGTGCAGTTTAAGCAACAGCAAGGCTTCATTCCAAAGTCCCTTCTTGAGCTGCTGAGGACCGAAGTGTTATATCCAGGAGATGAGAGAGTTTCAATCTTACCGTTAGCAGTTTCATTGCTGAAGGAGTCGAGTGATGAAGTTTTTGATATCTTGTGTCATCCAAGACTGCCATTGAGTGTGATTCATCATGTCAAACCGCTTCCAGAATATGTGGAAGAgtcatttgaagacgaagaagaagaagaagaagaggaaaagaaggacCTAGTTGAGGAGGACACCGTCGCTGCTGCAGTCAGTGAAAGCTTGTCTCACAGTGCTCAGGAACAGGCCATAACCACTAGTTTCAAATCAAAGCAAGTAGTCATAGAGGAGCTTACCGCCGTTGAGCCTACAAGGACCACTGACATCCAAGAGGAACCGGAAAACGATATtatattcaagaagagagaacgcgaagaagaaaccacaGCTCCTGAAGAGTTGAAACGTTCAAAGATAATTAGCGAGGCAACGGTGACTGTTGTAAAGCAACCTATTGTCACTGAATCTAAAAAAGTTCAGGTTCCGGCAACCGAAGAAAATGGTGCCAGCTCAGATGATGACTCAGAGTTCGAGATCCCAAATATTCACTTGAGTGACGATGAGGACGACGAGGACGATAGCGAAGAATAA
- the TDEL0D00470 gene encoding chalcone isomerase domain-containing protein (similar to Saccharomyces cerevisiae YHR199C; ancestral locus Anc_4.369) encodes MLLSNCLKRGPFTGLRGLKRAKPIVSCARRSASSAVKGQLSKTKRSNIALVYGAAAGIAGIATLASFDKLWSDANIKDNAEATVNVDSSVSPFPTKLGPPELPLSTEYMLLGYGFRSVTFLSFRVYALGIYIADQDRHLIPDVLDSKFMSTAFIDTDSSKTHSDNVKAALDDPSKSSVLIGNVLDSGARMLAKLTPVRNTDFNHLRDGFVRTILNHPEAKDNQEKLSTGLAKLKEAFTEKGKVAKDDDLLVELQANGGLQFSYYNRKKDQVVAMGHVDEPLVGKYLFSQYMSGPKPLSPSTKESVATHIAAMV; translated from the coding sequence ATGTTGTTAAGTAACTGTTTGAAAAGAGGCCCTTTCACTGGTTTGCGAGGGCTAAAAAGAGCTAAACCAATTGTCTCATGCGCCAGGagatctgcttcatctGCTGTCAAGGGACAACTCTCGAAGACAAAACGCAGTAACATTGCATTGGTATACGGTGCGGCAGCAGGAATAGCTGGGATAGCTACATTAGCAAGCTTTGATAAGTTATGGAGCGATGCGAACATTAAAGATAATGCTGAAGCCACCGTTAACGTTGATTCTTCGGTTTCTCCTTTCCCTACGAAGTTGGGCCCACCGGAACTACCTTTATCCACAGAATATATGCTATTAGGTTACGGCTTCAGATCAGTAACTTTTCTCTCATTTCGGGTTTATGCTTTGGGAATTTACATTGCAGATCAGGACAGACACTTGATTCCTGATGTGCTTGACTCGAAATTTATGTCTACAGCATTTATAGACACAGATTCGTCCAAAACGCATTCAGATAACGTAAAGGCAGCCCTGGATGATCCATCTAAATCTAGCGTATTGATTGGGAACGTTCTGGATAGCGGCGCAAGAATGCTGGCCAAATTGACACCCGTTAGGAATACTGATTTCAATCATTTGAGAGATGGATTCGTTAGAACAATTCTTAACCATCCAGAGGCAAAGGATAATCAGGAGAAATTATCTACAGGCCTTGCAAAATTAAAAGAAGCCTTCACTGAGAAAGGGAAGGTCGCTAAAGATGATGACTTGTTGGTAGAACTTCAAGCTAACGGGGGCTTGCAGTTTTCCTACTACAATCGTAAGAAAGACCAGGTGGTGGCAATGGGACATGTCGATGAACCGCTGGTGGGGAAATACCTGTTCAGTCAGTACATGAGTGGTCCCAAACCACTTTCTCCCAGTACCAAGGAATCTGTAGCGACGCACATTGCTGCCATGGTATAA
- the TIM8 gene encoding protein transporter TIM8 (similar to Saccharomyces cerevisiae TIM8 (YJR135W-A); ancestral locus Anc_4.367), with amino-acid sequence MSSFSPADLGNLDDNSKKEIATFLEAENSKQKVQLSIHQFTNTCFKQCVPSINNADLSSQEEQCLTNCVNRFLDTNIRIVKGLQSIQ; translated from the coding sequence ATgtcttctttctctcctGCTGACCTGGGCAATCTAGATGACAACtccaagaaggaaattgCAACCTTTTTGGAGGCCGAAAACTCGAAGCAAAAAGTGCAACTGTCGATCCATCAGTTCACCAATACCTGTTTCAAGCAGTGTGTTCCATCCATCAATAATGCTGATCTCAGCTCACAAGAAGAGCAGTGTCTCACTAACTGTGTCAACCGGTTTCTTGATACCAATATCAGAATCGTCAAGGGCCTGCAAAGTATTCAGTGA
- the MCM22 gene encoding Mcm22p (similar to Saccharomyces cerevisiae MCM22 (YJR135C); ancestral locus Anc_4.366) has product MEDDTSSDELLQVYVESLETHIELKRDFLRQVQDVIGGISGPAQPEGDWKDLLAKPLFRPERSDPIGLCMASVSHTTRLETTKEWITHMESHLPGLEAMLENQKGMNYDLGVLIELLEKRLDSTASPTVKKSPQSPEARNEQLWNELEHFVKNYLSMDLVDAEDAGKDLFSDVFPLIKRLLDGDGTLKTTDFHHCSKGLYRLLLRSNLINVVEGPNSVRYVKLLDFANRDLS; this is encoded by the coding sequence ATGGAGGATGATACAAGCTCAGATGAATTGCTGCAAGTTTATGTCGAAAGTTTGGAAACTCACATCGAATTGAAAAGGGATTTCTTGAGACAGGTGCAGGATGTCATAGGTGGGATCTCTGGTCCGGCGCAACCTGAAGGGGATTGGAAAGATCTGCTGGCAAAACCGTTGTTTCGTCCTGAAAGGTCGGACCCAATTGGTCTTTGTATGGCATCGGTGAGCCATACGACCCGACTGGAGACTACTAAAGAATGGATTACCCATATGGAGAGTCACCTTCCTGGATTGGAAGCCATGCTGGAAAATCAGAAGGGAATGAACTATGACCTTGGTGTTTTAATTGAACTGCTAGAGAAAAGACTGGATTCTACGGCCTCTCCAACAGTTAAAAAGAGCCCACAATCGCCAGAAGCACGTAATGAACAACTGTGGAACGAACTGGAACATTTTGTTAAGAACTATCTGTCAATGGATCTAGTGGATGCTGAGGATGCGGGCAAGGATCTGTTCTCAGATGTTTTCCCGCTCATCAAAAGGCTTCTAGATGGTGATGGAACACTGAAGACTACGGATTTCCATCATTGTAGTAAAGGTCTCTATCGATTGCTGCTCCGAAGCAACTTGATAAACGTGGTAGAAGGCCCGAACAGCGTAAGATATGTGAAATTACTGGACTTTGCAAATAGAGacctttcttga
- the RPN10 gene encoding proteasome regulatory particle base subunit RPN10 (similar to Saccharomyces cerevisiae RPN10 (YHR200W); ancestral locus Anc_4.372) — protein sequence MVLEATVIVIDNSEYSRNGDFPRTRFEAQIDAVEFIFQAKRNGNPENTVGLISSAGSNPRVLSTFTSEFGKILAGLHDTKIEGSIHLGTAIQIAALTLKHRQNKVQHQRIVVFVCSPVKDHKNDLLKLAKKLKKNSISVDIINFGEADSNAQILEEFIETVNNSQEESSHLVTVTPGPRLLYEHIASSPIILEEGATGMGGFDGGAGGGDGAFMDFGVDPSMDPELAMALRLSMEEEQQRQQRLRQHQQEQETEQHQGEEPKRKTEGSS from the coding sequence ATGGTTTTGGAAGCTACAGTAATAGTCATTGATAATTCTGAGTACTCGAGGAATGGTGATTTTCCTAGGACGCGATTTGAAGCGCAGATCGACGCGGTGGAGTTTATCTTTCAGGCCAAACGTAATGGAAATCCGGAAAATACTGTCGGATTGATCTCTTCTGCAGGCTCTAATCCACGAGTTCTTTCTACATTTACCTCCGAGTTTGGTAAGATTTTGGCAGGTTTACATGATACAAAGATAGAGGGTTCAATCCATCTTGGGACAGCGATACAGATTGCAGCattgactttgaaacaTCGTCAGAATAAAGTGCAACATCAGAGGATTGTTGTGTTTGTATGTAGTCCTGTGAAGGATCATAAGAATGACCTTTTGAAGTTAgcaaagaagttgaagaaaaatagTATAAGCGTGGATATTATCAATTTTGGTGAAGCAGATTCTAATGCGCAAATCTTGGAAGAGTTTATTGAGACGGTGAACAATTCACAAGAGGAAAGTAGCCACTTGGTTACTGTAACGCCCGGACCTCGACTATTATACGAACACATTGCATCTTCACCAATAATTCTCGAGGAAGGAGCTACGGGAATGGGTGGATTCGATGGAGGTGCAGGTGGTGGTGATGGAGCTTTTATGGATTTTGGCGTTGATCCATCAATGGACCCCGAGCTGGCGATGGCATTGCGTCTCTccatggaagaagaacaacaaaGACAACAGCGTTTGAGGCAGCACCAGCAGGAGCAAGAAACGGAACAGCATCAGGGAGAGGAACCAAAGCGCAAGACCGAAGGGTCCAGTTAG
- the TTI2 gene encoding Tti2p (similar to Saccharomyces cerevisiae YJR136C; ancestral locus Anc_4.368), producing MLVKKIESFNLKFVGIKIPEISELELTELCKESTEVLPRDVFLSFILNLSYLTLNKGTIGRISIETVHRLITKSRVNEEEIVKWLIENLQPLLLRTEDRRRDTVKSGLRPSVGMSLKDDEARRIWKERGGIRSIPLFYVVLLHLQHRNVSSNLWWITPGILNLLDDTTDLAGIKLRGVLLLRTFLSNAFKDQTHWISFKETGLFKLYEPILLNMCYYLPPSYSSDESLKVWREVFPTLNSLYTTQFKNREIICRKYQGKFLSEFLLQQAIPRINLTSETLAIYTLDSLISLMKILDTSTLYHMSRIIYTLGEYLLRNPFFTAFEGLLRKTLDTLEVLVAVCPPERLSAHKFDLLALILIGFDKCKQEGKLTDELMNNFRRLLQSLEAKGCDYSGDKEEVLKYKNVEELFC from the coding sequence ATGCTGGtgaaaaagattgaatccttcaacttgaaatttgtagGAATCAAGATCCCTGAGATATCAGAGTTGGAGCTAACTGAGCTATGCAAAGAGTCTACTGAAGTGCTTCCACGAGATGTATTTCTGTCTTTCATATTGAACCTATCATATTTGACACTGAATAAAGGCACCATTGGGAGgatttcaattgaaacagTCCATAGATTGATTACCAAGAGCAGAGtaaatgaagaagagattgttAAATGGTTGATTGAGAACTTGCAACCGCTTCTGCTACGGACAGAAGATCGCAGAAGGGATACTGTTAAATCAGGACTTAGACCTAGTGTAGGAATGTCCTTAAAAGACGACGAAGCAAGACGGATTTGGAAGGAGCGTGGTGGAATAAGGAGCATACCACTGTTTTACGTGGTCCTGTTACATCTGCAACATCGGAATGTGTCGTCAAACCTCTGGTGGATAACACCTGGCATTCTCAACCTTTTGGATGACACTACAGATTTAGCCGGAATAAAACTTCGAGGAGtgcttcttttgagaaCTTTCCTCAGTAATGCCTTCAAGGACCAAACACATTGGatatccttcaaagaaacaggaTTATTCAAGCTGTATGAACCTATACTTCTTAACATGTGCTATTACCTTCCACCGTCATACTCTTCCGATGAATCTCTTAAAGTATGGAGAGAGGTGTTCCCTACATTAAACTCCTTATACACCACTCAGTTCAAAAACAGGGAGATCATTTGTCGAAAATACCAAGGAAAGTTTCTATCTGAGTTTTTATTGCAACAAGCCATACCAAGAATAAATCTTACTAGCGAAACTTTGGCAATCTATACACTGGATTCCCTGATAAGCCTGATGAAAATCCTAGACACATCCACTCTTTACCACATGTCTCGCATAATATACACATTGGGTGAGTATCTTCTGAGAAATCCATTTTTCACTGCATTTGAGGGTCTGCTAAGGAAGACACTGGATACGCTGGAAGTTCTTGTGGCTGTGTGCCCACCAGAAAGGCTCAGTGCTCATAAGTTTGACCTCCTGGCGTTGATACTCATAGGATTCGACAAGTGCAAGCAAGAGGGGAAACTAACTGACGAACTCATGAATAACTTCAGGCGGCTGCTGCAGTCTTTGGAGGCTAAGGGCTGTGATTACTCTGGTGATAAGGAGGAGGTGCTTAAGTACAAAAATGTAGAAGAATTATTTTGCTAG